From the genome of Oncorhynchus masou masou isolate Uvic2021 chromosome 15, UVic_Omas_1.1, whole genome shotgun sequence:
tctCTCTGAGAGGTCATGACTCATGTCTGATCCGTCTTCATTGTAAACGTTGGAGCTATAAAGCTACAGTTAACTAACTTATTACTAaacttctctcgctctttctctccctacacCAACCCAAGGCCCCTCCATTCTTACAtcccgctctccctcctctctctgtgtgtggtcaTGGCTGACCCATCGCCTGGCTGGTGGAAGCTCACCTTCCTACGTAAGAAGAAGTCGGAGCCCAAGGTACTGTACGAGATCCCAGCGGAGTACGGCAGCAATACCACACCCCACGGCGGAGCCCCCGGGCCAGTAGAGGGCGCCACAGAGGACAGCCAGTTGAACGCCCGTCTGGAGAGGATAGTGGATAAGACCACTACCAAGGGACGCCATGTCAAAGTGTCCCACTCAGGACGTTTTAAAGAGAAGAAGAAGGTCAGGGCCACGTTAGCAGAAACCCCCGATCTGTTCCCTGGTCACGAGCCTAGCAACGAGAACCTCTGAGCTGGGAAAcaaagttcacacacacacatgcatacacaccaAAAATTCATGGCTTTCTCTATTAAACTAATTCATGCACACTCAAACACAGAAGAcgttctctgcctctccctcattGGTCACACCATTTCATACGGTGCCCTCTATCACACGCAGTAACACTCATAGAGATGGAGGGCAGTGGATCCCATTGGGACATGTCGTCTGTGTCAATCCAGCCAGAGATCTTTGTTCTTTATTCCCTATAAATGTGGGACT
Proteins encoded in this window:
- the LOC135555816 gene encoding proline-rich protein 15-like protein A, with the protein product MADPSPGWWKLTFLRKKKSEPKVLYEIPAEYGSNTTPHGGAPGPVEGATEDSQLNARLERIVDKTTTKGRHVKVSHSGRFKEKKKVRATLAETPDLFPGHEPSNENL